Genomic segment of Fibrobacter sp.:
CTTTAATTTTGCAAACTGAATTAAATGTTAAGAGGAGCAACAAAAAGACGGCAGCCACGTTACTCTGTTGTAAGGAGGAAGGGCTGACCCCAGGGGGGCAACCCAATTCGCTTCTAAAGTTTAGAACTTATCGAAAGTGACGGCGCCCCTCTGGTTCATTAACTGCAAGGCCAGATAGAATGATAGGCTCGGAGCCTGATTAAAGTGGTAGCACGTGACAGTTAACACGTTAGCCAGTCCTCTTTACTTAAAAAGTAAATGCAAAGATATGAAAAAAATCTTTATCGGAGTGGATGTCTCCAAAAAAAAGTTGGACGCGAGCGTCATTTTGGCTCAGAACCAGGAAGGGATCCCGGCACCCGAGTATGTCGGACAGTTCGAGAACAGCAGGGGCGGATGCACCCAGATGGTGAAGGCCGTGGGCAGGAAGTACAAGGGCATCGACCCTGCGGAATGGCTCTTCTGCGTGGAGACCACGGGCAGTTACAGCAGGCTGATATGCGACACCATGAGCGAGAAGGGGCTCGTCATCTGGCGGGAGAACGCACTGCAGATCAAGTGGTCCAAGGGCGTGGTCAGACAGAAGGACGACAGGACGGACTCGGGCATCATAGCCGAATACGCCATGCGCCACGAGGACAGGTGCGTGCCCTACGTGCCCGACAGCAAGCCCGTGAAGGAGCTCAAGGAGCTGTACGCCTATCGCGAGAAGCTCGTGGCCGACAGGAGGACATACAAGAACAGGCTCAAGGACATGAAGGGCACCATGCCGTCCGGGGACGCCAAGGACGAAATCCGCGACGGGCTGGAGAAGCTGGTCGCCGTGACCGACAGGCTCATCAAGAAGGCCGAGCAGTCCATGCTCGAAATCATCGACGGCGACCCCGCGCTCCACGACAGCTACGCCAGGGTCACCTCCATCGTCGGTGTGGGGATGGTGACCGCCGTCGGCATGATCATCCACACCAACAACTTCCGAGAAGACACCGACAGCCGCAAGTTCTGCTGCTACTGCGGACTCGCGC
This window contains:
- a CDS encoding IS110 family transposase; this translates as MKKIFIGVDVSKKKLDASVILAQNQEGIPAPEYVGQFENSRGGCTQMVKAVGRKYKGIDPAEWLFCVETTGSYSRLICDTMSEKGLVIWRENALQIKWSKGVVRQKDDRTDSGIIAEYAMRHEDRCVPYVPDSKPVKELKELYAYREKLVADRRTYKNRLKDMKGTMPSGDAKDEIRDGLEKLVAVTDRLIKKAEQSMLEIIDGDPALHDSYARVTSIVGVGMVTAVGMIIHTNNFREDTDSRKFCCYCGLAPFREQSGTSVDKKAAVRHLSNLQMKATLSQAALVAIKHNPDMLRYFLRLVNSGKHRNIALNNVKCKLVHIAFSLVRNGQYYELFHEEKRKKALEQQRIQQRMAEAASLAES